One stretch of Equus caballus isolate H_3958 breed thoroughbred chromosome 24, TB-T2T, whole genome shotgun sequence DNA includes these proteins:
- the DICER1 gene encoding endoribonuclease Dicer isoform X3, whose translation MKSPALQPLSMAGLQLMTPASSPMGPFFGLPWQQEAIHDNIYTPRKYQVELLEAALDHNTIVCLNTGSGKTFIAVLLTKELSYQIRGAFSRSGKRTVFLVNSANQVAQQVSAVRTHSDLKVGEYSNLEVNASWTKEKWNQEFTKHQVLVMTCYVALNVLKNDYLSLSDINLLVFDECHLAILDHPYREIMKLCENCPSCPRILGLTASILNGKCDPEELEEKIQKLEKILKSNAETATDLVVLDRYTSQPCEIVVDCGPFTDRSGLYERLLMELEEALNFINDCNISVHSKERDSTLISKQILSDCRAVLVVLGPWCADKVAGMMVRELQKYIKHEQEELHRKFLLFTDTFLRKIHALCEEHFSPASLDLKFVTPKVIKLLEILRKYKPYERQQFESVEWYNNRNQDNYVSWSDSEDDDEDEEIEEKEKPETNFPSPFTNILCGIIFVERRYTAVVLNR comes from the exons ATGAAAAGCCCTGCTTTGCAACCCCTCAGCATGGCAGGCCTGCAGCTCATGACCCCTGCTTCCTCACCAATGGGTCCTTTCTTTGGACTGCCATGGCAACAAGAAGCAATTCATGATAACATTTATACGCCAAGAAAATATCAG GTTGAACTGCTTGAAGCGGCTCTGGATCATAACACCATAGTCTGTTTAAACACTGGCTCAGGGAAGACGTTTATCGCAGTACTACTCACGAAAGAGCTGTCCTACCAGATCAGGGGCGCCTTCAGCAGAAGTGGGAAAAGGACGGTGTTCTTGGTCAACTCTG CCAACCAGGTTGCTCAGCAAGTGTCAGCTGTCAGAACGCATTCGGATCTCAAGGTTGGGGAATACTCAAACCTAGAAGTCAATGCATCTTggacaaaagagaaatggaaccaaGAGTTTACTAAGCACCAG GTTCTTGTTATGACTTGCTATGTCGCCTTGAATGTTTTGAAAAATGATTACTTATCACTGTCAGACATTAACCTCTTGGTGTTTGATGAGTGTCATCTTGCAATCCTAGATCACCCCTACCGAGAAATTATGAAG CTCTGTGAAAATTGTCCATCATGTCCTCGTATTTTGGGACTAACTGCTTCCATTTTAAATGGGAAGTGTGATCCAGAGGAATTGGAAGAAAAGATTCAGAAACTGGAGAAAATTCTTAAGAGTAATGCTGAAACTGCAACTGACCTGGTGGTCTTGGACAG ATACACTTCTCAGCCATGTGAGATTGTGGTAGACTGTGGACCATTTACTGACAGAAGTGGGCTTTATGAAAGACTGCTGATGGAGTTAGAAGAAGCACTTAATTTCATCAATGACTGTAACATATCTGTACATTCAAAAGAAAGAGATTCTACTTTAATTTCTAAACAG ATCCTGTCAGACTGTCGTGCGGTATTGGTGGTTCTGGGACCCTGGTGTGCTGATAAAGTGGCTGGAATGATGGTAAGAGAGCTACAGAAGTACATCAAACATGAACAGGAGGAGCTGCACAGGAAATTCCTACTGTTTACAGACACTTTCCTGAGGAAGATCCACGCACTCTGTGAAGAGCACTTCTCACCTGCCTCACTTGACCTGAAATTTGTAACTCCGAAAGTCATAAAACTGCTTGAAATCTTACGCAAATATAAACCATATGAGCGACAGCAGTTTGAGAGCGTTGAGTGGTATAATAATAGGAATCAGGATAATTATGTGTCTTGGAGTGATTCTGaggatgatgatgaggatgaagaaattgaagaaaaggagaagccagagacaaattttccttctccatttaccaatattttatgcggaattatttttgttgaaagaagatatacagcaGTTGTCTTAAACAGGTAA